TACGAGGAAATGTTTCTGTATTTTCAACTTCTCCGGGAACTACCATTTATTTGGATGGAATTGAAGTGGGTAAGGCTCCCTTACTTTCTTATCAACTGATCAACGGTAAACATTCTCTTTCCTTTGCAAAACCCGGCAAAGATCCGGTAAAACGAAATATTTTGATTCGTGCGGGCAAAACAACTCGTGTGTTCCAAGAATGGAGTGATGATATTTCCCAAGGAACCATTGTCATATCCAGTTTCCCTCCAGGGCTCGATATTGTTGTGGATGGTCAGAAAAAAGGAAAAACACAATATGCCGAATCGGGAGTACCTTACGGAAGTTATCCAATCCAATTCATCCGCACACAAAATGGTTCCAATTTTGAATATGCGAAAGCGGGAATTAAAATAAGACCCAAACAAATCACATCCATTGCATTGCCCATTTCTCTAGAAGATGGTGTGGGTTGGGAATCAGAAGAGTTTTGGAACCTAACCTCAGCGTCTCCGAATTTTTCTGCTACATTTCCTGGAAAACTAACCTTTGCGAAAAACAAAGAACTTCCTTCTGGTTGGTATGGAGTATATTCCGAAGACTTGATTCCCGATTATTTGGAAGCGGAACTAGTGTTAGATCTTGTAAAAGATCTAAACGGTGCCGTTGGCCTGTCTTTTACTGACCACAATCAAAATACAATTTTAGTTTATGTAGATAAAACAGATTTCCATATTATTAAGTTTTCTTCTGAAGAGAAGGAAGCTCCTGTTCGTTCTTCGTACCGCTGGGACAAAGAAGATGAACTCAAAGGAAGATCTGTAAAACTTTCCACTGATATCGAAAAGAAACTGATTCGGTTGTCGTTAGGAAATAAAATGGTAGAGGAACTTCCTTGGAATTTTGAAACGTTTTGGAATATAGGCGTTTTAACACCGCATAATGCTCCAATTACGGGCACACCCCTTCGCGGTGTAAAAATACGTTATCCTGATATGGTTAAGTTTGAGGAAAGGCTCCAAAAATGAGACAACTTAGTTTTTTAATCTTTACCTTCGTTCTGTTTGTTGGTTGCCAGTCACGAGATTTTAAACCAGTTACGGTCAAAGATCCCGTGGTAGAAAAATCCGATGCCTCAGATCGTCAAAAAATTGAAGAGGCAAGGGCACTTGTTGCAGAAGGAAGTAACGAATTCCAAAAAGGGAATATGGATTCTGCTTTAGAGAAAGCAAAGGCCTCTATTCAAACATTTGAACTCATTGATGGTTATTCTTTACTTGGTTCCTCCTATTATCAGTTAGGTGATTATGAAAATGCAAAACTTGCTTTTGAAAAAGGCAAAAACATAGACCCTAAAAACGAAAAACTTCTCATTGGTCTTGGAACAGTCCAGTCCACTTTGGGGGAAAATGAGGATGCACTTTCTACCTACCAAACCTTAAGTCAACTAAAACCAGAAGAAACTATTTATACATACAAAACAGGGATCCTTCTCAAAAACTTAGGTCGCTACCAAGAGAGCCTTGTGGTTCTCAAATCCTTGGAAACAAAAGCAGAGTTCCCGTATCC
This genomic stretch from Leptospira meyeri harbors:
- a CDS encoding LIC10124 family lipoprotein; protein product: MRYVYLPVLCFLVGYCSSVTKIETLNRSFTKPKFITPLPGESEPLPSGRDYKERLVNKSTPHFSLLWKQVPEGFPKSDLLLLEEKVLFPHNKLGLYKKAPKDPDPKFSESSDLDLLLELTLTKNAERLSVEVQYKDPVLSQNYGKAMFVYQEEKEPVVKSLKTFDVFHGKRQLQPLTGSVPSYFAEISSPSDDDLRSYFTSSLRGNVSVFSTSPGTTIYLDGIEVGKAPLLSYQLINGKHSLSFAKPGKDPVKRNILIRAGKTTRVFQEWSDDISQGTIVISSFPPGLDIVVDGQKKGKTQYAESGVPYGSYPIQFIRTQNGSNFEYAKAGIKIRPKQITSIALPISLEDGVGWESEEFWNLTSASPNFSATFPGKLTFAKNKELPSGWYGVYSEDLIPDYLEAELVLDLVKDLNGAVGLSFTDHNQNTILVYVDKTDFHIIKFSSEEKEAPVRSSYRWDKEDELKGRSVKLSTDIEKKLIRLSLGNKMVEELPWNFETFWNIGVLTPHNAPITGTPLRGVKIRYPDMVKFEERLQK